ATTATTGTTTTTTTAAATCTTGGAATCCCATCAGAATAAGTTAGCTTTGAGAAAAAATAAAACATGGAATTTTCCCCTTTTAATCCTGTGGTCAAGCTTTGCCTTCAAGGGATGAGTTTTGAAGATAAAGGAATACCTGAAGATGCGGTTCAATTATTTTTACAAGCATGGGAAGAAGCTTCGGATGATCATGAAAAGTTTCTGGCATCATATTATATAGCACGTCATCAGAAATTGGCAGTTGACCGTTTAAAATGGCTTGAAACTTCTTTAGAATTTGCCTTAAAAATAAATAATGACACGGTTAAAAGTGCGCTGCCTTCTCTTTACCTGAATATCTCTAAATGTTACGAAGAGTTAGGAGATACGGAAAAATCAAAAGAGAATGCCGAATTATCGGTGTTACTTAAAAATCAGCCGTCTGATAAAGGCCCTTTTTATCATGGAACAAAAGCAGATTTACAAATTGGAGATCTGCTGACAGCAGGCGGAAATTCTAATTATCAATCAGAATTAAAAATGAATCACATTTATTTCACAGCTTTGACCAATGGAGCAGGACTTGCTGCTGCACTGGCAAAAGGAAATGGAGTAGAGCGTGTATATGTTGTGGAGCCAACAGGAAATTTTGAAAATGATCCCAATGTAACCGATAAGAAATTCCCGGGAAATCCTACCCGTTCTTACCGCTCCGAAATGCCTTTGAAAATCATCGGCGAAATTACAGAATGGACCAGGCCAAGTGCTGAAGACCTTCAAAGATTCCGCGAAAAATTAGAGAATAGTAAAGGAGAAATCATTAATTAGTTTTAAAATGATAATGAAAATATCTGTTTATGACTATACTCATAAAGTGCCGGATAAATGTTTTCATAGATTTGAAACAAGTTTTTCATTTATCCAATAGTCTTGGTCTCTCGGTTGGACACTTTCTATTGGATATTTTTTTATTTCTCTATTTAAGTAATATTGCTATATTTGGAGCGAACTAAAAATTTTTAACCATGAAAAATTTAAAGAAAATCTCAGACAGCAATTAAAATCAGTAAAAGGTGGAGCGACTCCGGTTGTTCAGTGTAAAATCGGATTTCATTATGAGTGCAGATCAGTAGGAGTTTGCGATGATATGCAAGATCTTCATGACTGTTCATGCGAATGTGTTCCCAATAAAAAATAAATTATTTACCCTCTGAAAAAGAAGGTTTTATTGAGTAAAAAACAAAAAACAGCCACAATTCATATTGTGGCTGTCTTTTTTGAAATTAAATATCAACTCTTATAAAGATCTGGAGCGGGCTATATTAATAAGGTACACAAGGTGTGCGTACATGTTTCGTTTTACAGATTCCACTTTTATATCTCCAGTGGTTTGGTTAATGGTGGTAACAATATCCGTATTACATTGTCCCCCAAAAGTACCACTGCCCAGATAATTTACTGTATTGGCTGTTGGATAAGAAATTCTGGGATAATCAGGTGCTGTTTGGTTAGCAACAGGAGCGGTACCGGCAAAACCTTTATTATCAACATATCTGGCTGTCCAGGTACCTAAAAACTGCCCATTTCCTGTATTGATTCCTTGTCCTACCACAACTTGAGTATCTACAGGATTAGTGAATCCGGTACAAGAGGTATAATGATTGATAGAAACGGTACAGGAAGAAGCATTATCAAGAGGCTGAAAGCATTTTCCTTCATAAATAGTCAGTCTTTGATCGGCAGAAGACATAGAGGTGTTTAATAATGCCTTGGGAGCAAAAATCTCTTCCGGTGAAATCAGGGTTAAAACGCCTTCTGCATCAGCTGCAACAATTTTTTTTTCGGCATTAGAAAGGGCTCTTACTCTTACCAAACCATTAACGTCTAACGTTTGAGTAGGAGAGGATGTATTAATCCCAACCTGTG
The nucleotide sequence above comes from Chryseobacterium sp. 7. Encoded proteins:
- the arr gene encoding NAD(+)--rifampin ADP-ribosyltransferase, whose protein sequence is MLLKNQPSDKGPFYHGTKADLQIGDLLTAGGNSNYQSELKMNHIYFTALTNGAGLAAALAKGNGVERVYVVEPTGNFENDPNVTDKKFPGNPTRSYRSEMPLKIIGEITEWTRPSAEDLQRFREKLENSKGEIIN